GGGACGCCATCCGCCTCCACAGGACTCGTAGACCGGCTGTATTAAGAAAGCCAGAGACGTAGGCACATCGAGCAGGCAGGCAGATCCCCGGACAGCTGCGAGTTCGAGGGCCCcggcggcggcgcggcgcggcgggaAGGGGGAAGTTTCAAAGCCAAGCCCTGGAAGCTGGTGGAGGGGTCTTCCGCGAGATGAAGCTGCACTGTGAGGTGGAGGTGGTCAGTCGGCACTTACCAGCCTTGGGCCTGAGGAACCGGGGCAAGGGCGTCCGGGCGGTGTTGAGCCTCTGTCAGCAGGCGCCCAGGACTCAGCCGCGGCCCCGGGCGGGGAGCGAGCGGGGCGGCCGGCACCCCGCCTGCCTATTCATTTCCACCCTGAAGGACAAGAGCGGGACCCGCTATGAGGTGCGTGGGGCTGGCGGTCCCTGCCAGGAGGGGCAGCCGGGCGCTCTTGCCCTGAGCCTAGAGAGAGGCGGGCCGGCCTCGGTTCCAAGGCTGGACTCCGTTTTGGGGATTCTTGATCGCCCGGCCCTGAGCCCCACGACCACCCCGACACTGGGATCCTGGGTGTCTCCTTACTGACCCGAAGGAGGAAGGCTTTTGAAAGGGCACTTTCTTGTTACTTTTCTTACCCATTTCTGCGACTTCGTATTGACAGCGTCGCTATTTAGTAGTAGATAGCAACCCCGCCCCTTTAAAGCCTTTGAAATTTCGGCCTGCTTGAAGCTAAACTATCAATGAAGCATCAGTCTAGTTTGGGGGAACAGTAAAATGACTGCATTTTGGTTCAGTAAGTCCTGTTGCTTCCACAGTCTTTTCGCTAGTTTTGTTTAAAACTTTGTGGGATGAGGTATCTTAAGGTCGCTGGGCTAGATTAGTACTGTATCAAGTAATAATGCTTGGATcgcattttgatatttttattaaaattactgACTActacattcctttttttcccctttaaatgtttgatttctTAAGTCCTGATTTGTTAGGTTCAGGGCTTTTTCGTATCTACATAGCAGTAGTACACCCTCTAGAAGAAGTTGGAAGttggaatagaatttttaaagcacAAGTTTTATAAAATCCTTTTACCTTGATTACTAGGCACGTTATTTTGTGATAATGACTGGAATACCTTTGTGCCTACTACAATAAAGTTGAGGGGAAAATTCATCACCCACCCTTGCATCTGAATCTTGACTGGGTTTTATACAATTTCTGGAATTATTTACATTATAGTGTTGTACTGCACAGTGAATGCTCTTAGTTGAGGAAACGAGATATTGCTATTTCATTCAGAGCCACCTAAATGTTTGATGTAAGTAGTTGAAAGTCTAAATAATTCCCCCCGTCCATGGAATCAATTCTTACAATTTTCAAATTGAAAGGACTTTCGAAATCACCCAACATTTTATAGGTTAGAGAACTCTTTGGTGATAGAAGCAAATTCATATAACTAGAATTGGGTCTCCTTTTTCTCCCTGTTGTCTTCCCTGACACGCATCTTTTCAAGCCCGGCTCAGATCCTGCCTAATTTGAGTCTGTAATGATCTCTCCCTTAAAACTTCTACTGTACAAATAGTCAATAGGTGGAAGTCTTAACCAGAATTTTATTGCAAACCACTAGTTGAAGAATGACTGTGTGCAGGGTGCAGTGCTAGATACTGTGGGAAAGAAACCTGATCTAGTCACTGTTTTTTCAAGActggagagggagaaacagaaaccATCACTTACGAAAGTGGGTTAGTATAAGTGCTATAATAAAGGTAGCAGCAGAGTAGTATAATATCAAAGCCGAGGTGCGTTCTGATTAAAGGCCTTGGGGAAGTTTTGTAGAAGAGCTGGTGCCGCAGGGCTTGAGACACAGCTGGGACtaagtaaacatttattgggtgAATTAAGGTGGTTTGGTTCTGGACCTTGAAGGGTAGGCATTAGTGCTAAGTGTGGGAGTACCTTGGGGCTCTTTTCTACAACCCTCTATTTTTCTGTCTAATGACTTCGGTTATTACCCAACTGAATGTGATTTCCAGATCTGTATCTTTAGCTAGTCCTTTCCCTAAACTTCCAACTTGAACCAGCTACCTATTGGAAATCTTCCCTTGGATGGGTTGCAGTATTTCAAActcaaaatatccccaaattAATTTTCCTTGCCACTCCTAGCCCTGCTTTTCTGATAGTGTTCTGTTCCATCCAGGAATCTTAAAGCCTTTTCCTCCACACATCCAATATATTAATGAATTCTTTCAATTCTACTTCCTAGGTAGCTTTCATATTTTCATACCTCCTTCCATCACAGCTGTAGTCTAAATCACCATTGTCCCTTGCCTGGCTAATTTCTTAAAGGATCTCCCTACCTCTGCCATTGTCTTTCTTCcatctcattctctctcctctcccagagtTCATTCCTACACTGTAGTTAAAGGGAACTTTTCAAAATGGTAATCTAACCATGTTCCTGGCTTAAAGTCATTCAGTGGATATCATTGTtcttaggataaaatccaaaattCTTAACATGGTTTACTCAGTCTTTCACCATCTAACCTCTGTGTACCTCTGTAGGCTCACCTGCCTCTTTTCACTGGCTCTTTGAGGCATACTGAACGTCTTTCAGCCCCTCACGCTTGCCAAGCTTTCTTACCTTCAAAGCTTTGCATGCATTGTTCCATCTTATTGGTATGCTATTCCCTCTCTCGtcccccagtatctccacttgcCTAACATCTCCTGATCCTTCAGTTCTTACCTTTAAGGTCACTTTCATACCCCTGCACCAGATAAAATTCCTTTGCCATATAAGGTCTTTTGTCAGCCTGTACTTCCCTTGTCTTTTTACTTGTTATGCTTATACTTTTTTAATATCTGTCTCTCATCCGATTGTTAACTTTCTAAGTGTAATTACCATGCTGATCTTATTTACCACTATTGTCCCCAATCCCCTGTCATACTGCCTGGTACTTAGTGGCTTCTCAATCAATAGTTGTTGAAGTCTAAAACAGAAGCAACATCACTCATTAAAAATTTCTGAGCAACTATTATGTGTCAGTCACTGTTCTGGTTATGGCTATATAATAGTGAACAAAGTTAGACAAGACTCCTGCTTTCATGGAGTTTAGAGTCTTGTGGGAGGCATGCCCACCCCAGGCTAATGGGCTGAAGTTAAGGCAGCAAGTAACTGCTATTGGCAACTCTTAATTACAGCCACATCGTTAGAATGAGAGAAAAGAGTCAACAGCCCCCAAACACAGGGGATTTAGttctcagaagaagaaagagttactggacCGATAGAACAATAATGTCTTACTAGAAGCTAGATACAGTGTGTCAatacccccaaaaaacaaacaagaaactttAAATCTTAAAACCACAAAACATCTGGACTCAAGGACCAAAAGCCAAACCAAAACCTGGCAAAATGACGCTCACGTTCCAGTTGTAAGAAACATTGAATAACAGTACCTGGTTTTGTCCCTTTTTCCCCATTGGTTCTAAGCAGCTAAAGGAGAACGTTGAGCAATTCTTCACCAAGTTTGTGGATGAGGGGAAAGCCACTGTTCGGTTAAAGGAGCCTCCTGTGGATATCTGTCTAAGTAAGGTATGGTACTACAAACATTGCTTAGGTTGGTTGctgtattttccttaaaaaagaggCTCTTTGAGCATCCTGATATCCCACGTAGCTGAATCAGGATGGACACTTTTAGGTATGTTTGAAGAGGTGACGCCAGCTTACCAGGCAGGCTTGTATGGCTCTAAAAGGGCAGAGCCAGTCTTAGAAAAGTTGCCCGGGATGGGAAGGAAAACTAGTTTCCTTCTGTGCCCAAGATAAGGTCTCCAGGTGTTCTTAGACATGTCTCTGTAAGGCAAGTGGCTCAGGTCTACATGTTGCCAGCTAAATCACAGGTTACAAATCTaaatttggtgtttgttttttttgaaaaaggataAAATGCAATTAGAACCACTATAGGGGgtattttatttactataatCAATTTGTAACATACATAAACCATTAGAATAAAAAACTATTCCTCTTTGCCTTATCttgcttttcctcttccctcttcccagagGGTAGGGGCAGTGTCTTGTTTAACCTGCATTATGTTTAACCTGCATTATGCTTAACCCCATGCCAAGTgcttttcagatattaaaaatttaataactaTTTAAGGTAtttgtattgaatggagttgttTTGTCATACCTCCTCCTGTTCCGgtgggttttcattttcttttgaaattcacCCTATCCTTCCACTAACTCCTACCTAAAAACAAGCTGAGAGGTCTTACCAATTAAGAAAATAGAATAGACATTTCTGGTAAGACAAAGCTAAATCTGTTGCCTCCCCTTTCTTACTATCTCTTTTGGCCACTGCTTTCACTGATTTATTCAAAACACTACCTCAAAGATCAGTGATCTTCCTGTTTGCCCATTATATTGCCATTATATCTCGTCCTTTTGGAGCTCTGTAGAATTTGACCCTGATGACCACTCCCTTTATAATaaaactttcctttctcttatctATGATAGGGTACTATGCTGGTTTACCTTTGGTTTTCTCAGCCACTCTTATCTCCCATCTCTGGCAGCCTTTTTTTTATCCTCGAAATGAAGGCTTTATCCCCATCCTCTGCCTGTCCTCTACCATACTTGCCTTCCATTCCCATAGTTCACCCTGTATTGCGTGTAACTCCCAAGTCTGCAGACCTGTACGCTCTGCTGGACCAAACTTGACGCAGGTCCCCAGACTTTCCTCACTCCACTTTGCTGTGTATTACTGCTGCCAAAATAACACTTAGCTCTTGTCATGTGATTCTCACACTCAAAAGTCTTCAACAATTTCCCACAGTCTGATCATTCTGTTCTCCTCACCTTGACCTCCAGCTCGTCTGTCTTCTGTCCCTATACCAAATTTGTAATCTTTTATTCCTCTACAAAGCTGCCATATTCCAACCAATAGGATCACACACTTAGTTTCCCAAACTTGCTGAAAGTTCACTATTCCTTCACGTGTAAACTTCACAAAatttctgaagtatttttaaGCACTTGTTATTTTTATGATGACTCCGTTCACATACCATTTGATTAGTGATTTCTCTGTCCAGGTGGAAGCAGTCTCTTGCTTTTGATGTTTTCTAGTACTTTCGGCAGTGAGTGCTGTTTGGCCGTGCTTTTGACAGGGTCCTGGCTTTTCACAATTCCTAGTCTTTGTGAATGGCCTTCCTGGGCGTTTTGCAGCACTCTCTCAGCCTGTCTCAGAGGCACTGCAGATTTGGGTCAGTTTATCTTAAGCCTTTCTTAAGTGGaatcttttcatgttttatttttcactgttacggttcttgttttatttttctctgttatgGTTCCCCCTTCGAACAATTTTATTTAGAGTATGTCTttcaacataattttttttcaaaaacttttaagtttttttgtatctattaaaatttagtaaaaatagaatactaaagaaatatttacagCCATTTTCGATAAATCATTGCATGATTTGCATATATAACTTTGCAcgatttttttaacagaatttgtTTAGGATGAGTTAGCTTGCCTGCACTATCTAAAATGGAATTTATAattgtacaatttatttttatgtcttcaggCCAGTGCCAGCAGTTTAAAGGGTTTCCTTTCAGCTGTGAGACTGGCTCATAGAGGCTGTGATGTCGAGGCACCCCTTTCAACCCTCACACCAGTGAAGACTtcagaatttgaaaaatttaaaactaaaatggtTATCACATCCAAAAAGGACTATCCTCTAAGCAAGAACTTCCCATGTTCTCTGGAACATCTTCAGACTTCTTACTGTGGGCTTATCCGAGTTGATATGCGtatgctttgtttaaaaaatcttagaaaattagACTTGAGTCACAACCATATCAAAAAGCTTCCAGCTACAATTGGAGATCTCATCCACCTTCAAGAGCTTAACCTGAATGACAATCACTTGGAGTCATTTAGTGTAGCCTTGTGTCAGTCTACACTCCAGAAGTCACTTCGTTGTTTGGATCTCAGCAAGAACAAAATCAAGGCACTCCCGGTGCAGTTTTGCCAACTTCGAGAACTTACAGATTTAAAGCTTGATGATAATGAATTGATTCGACTTCCTTTCAAGATGGGACAACTGACAAACCTGCGTTTTTTGTCAGCAGCTCAAAATAAGCTTCCATTTTTGCctagtgaatttaaaaatttaacccTTGAGTACTTGGatctttttggaaatatttttgaacaaCCAAAAGTCCTTCCAGTTATAAAGCTGCAAACACCATTAACTTTATTGGAATCTTCTGCACGAGCCGTATTAGATAATAGGTAAGACAGATAGCGTCCTGAGATTCCCCTCATCCTCAGAGTAACAAAGTCTTTTTAAGTCTAGCTCGCCATGCTGTGCACGATCTGCCCCCTTGCCATGGTGGCCTTCTTGCTCTTCCTTAcctctgcttggaatgcttcTCCTCCGGAAAGTCTCATAGCTCACTTTCTCACTTCATTCAGTGCTTTGCCCAAGTGGCACCCCAgaaggcctttcctgaccaccctgtCTAAAGTTTTATCTCCCTCTCCTTTAActtgcttgattttcttttttttttgtcctaagATTTATGACctggcatatatattttttaacatttgttagtCTTCTGTCAGAttttcccactagaatgtaagatCCATGAGGGCATGGACCTTGTCTTACTCTCTACTGTTTCCATTTAGTGTCTAAAATGTGACAACTGTCTCCCACACCTGCAATCTGTTAGGCATTTAATAAACACATGGATGAATGACATTGTTTCTCCCTagaccagcagcatcacctgggaatttgttagagCTGCAAGTTCTTGAACTCCTCCCCAGGCCTAccgaatcagaaactctgagggtaGGGTCTAGCTATCTGTGTTTTAAGAAGTCCTCCAGGTAGTTCTGATGCACTCGAGAAGTCAGAAAACTCCAGTCTGGCATAGTGATAAAGGGGGGTCTTTGGACTCAGACTTGGATGTGATTCCTGGCTTCACCCCTTAGTATGACTTTagcaagttattttatttaacctctttgattcaattttcttgtctgtgaaatgggaacagtAATACCcattttaaagagttgtgaagaTAAATGAACTAAAGTAATGGCAAAGCATTTGGCCTATAGTAGCACTCAGTAGCTGCTGGTCTTTTTCCCTTGTCTTTGGACACTGCTGTTGGTCATCCATGAGACACCAAACTCCAGTTATTCATTTTGTTCTTGCTTCTTTCAAATAGGAGGGGAAGCTAAGATGTGAaccatatttattgagtgcctgtaaAATGGTAGGAACACCATATTTCAAAGAAGAGATTAACTGTTTAGTgggaaaagaaacttaaaaagaaacgGACAGAAGTTATGGGCCTAGAAAAatgcacacatgaacacacacagacTTGCATACAACTTTATAATGTTCATAGACCCCACTGAAACCCAATCCAGTCTTCCCTCTTCACTGTTTCTAGCTTAAGGGCTCTCATTTCTTattctaaagcagtggttctcaaattttacttCACATTTAGAGTCACCTCAGGAGCTTTAAGAAATTGTGATGATTACCCTCCATCCCAGACTTACTAAATCAGAATGAGAGTAGGacccagtattttttaaatctccaggtgattctaatgtaccACTAGCTAGAATTGCACTGTGTGCTTCTCAAACTCTAATGTGCATTCAGGTCACCTGGGAGTCTTGTCGTAGATTCTGTGTTTTAGAGGTCTGAGGTAGAAATCTGCGTTTTACACAgagagctataattgacatacaacaagtggcactttttttttttttaaattttgggggtaattaggtgtatttatttatattttttaatggtggtagtgggcattgaacccaggaccttgtacaccactgagctgtattcCCCCACTTCACAGAGTGCTTATTAAAGCAGGGTACtgatccccacactcagattctTATTCAGTAAATTTGGAGAGGGGCTGGCTAAAGaaattgcatttctaacaagtacCAAAgtgatgctggtgctgctggtcgagggaccacactttgagaaccagtggtTTAAGGTGTTGGCGCTGAACTAGGAGTTAAAAGTTATATGTTAAATGACAATACATGTaagtgtctagaacagtgccaggcTCATAATAGATCTCATAACATACTTGCTGGGCTTATAGATAAATGTAATTTGCTTATCTGGCAATTAAAAATCAATGTTGTTATCATTAGTTGTAGAggtgtttttaaataatatagaTGAGAAATACATACCTAGATCCTCTGGTAATACAGATCCTCGAGTCTGTCTTAGACCAACTAGTTCAGAATCTCCAAAGATGGGCCTCTACTGTAtgcaatacatttttttaaatctccagaaCTGATTGTTCAGGTTAAGACCATTGATTTGAGGGACCTCTAAATGGTGTTTTTTGATAATGAACTTCTCCCAAGTCTCTTGTTCTGTGCTTTCTCTGAGATtgatatatgaaaaagaaattatatattgTAACCTattcaaatttgaaaattatgtcCAAATGAGAAATACTATAAATGGTTCCTGGTGATTTGAAAATACCAGAACAAATTGGCTAAGATGACCCTAATCTTTACTAAAGTATAATTTTGCATCTTTCAGCCCCcttgttttaaaaagagtatAGATTAGTACCTATTATCTAGCTGTTGGTAAGTTGTCCTAACTACTGGTTACAGACATAAAGTTATGGTCTATTAGAAAAATATGTGAGAACTTAAATTATGTTAGCTAGAAAGTACAGTTTTTAACTATTTCCTGTTTCCTTAGACTATAACCAGTAGCCTGGAATGTGAACCACAGTAGACACTTCCtggcacagttttaaaaaattgttacttACATGAGCAACAAATTAtttcatgtgaaaaaaatgaaaaattgcaaACAAAGGCATTCCCAAATCCCTTATAAAAAGTAAGCCACTATTTTTGATTTGATGTGtatcttttcagtcttttctaaTAGGGTTTTAAACTCAGTTTAAATTGTAATAGtaggtttcatttatttgtgggaaaagatctgaacacctattatgtgccagccTAGGGACTAGAGAAACAACAAAGAAGACTGTGTTGGAGACACAAAGTGACTGGGGTATGGTTGTGTTTAGGGTGGAGGAGCTGGGCAGCTGGCAGGCAGTCTCAAGACACTGTCTCTTAGTGTCCTGTAGAGAGTGCAGAGAGTTTGACTTGATTTGATTTGAATTGCATTGGGTGCCATTGAAGTTTTAAGCAGGAGGGAGAATGAGCAAGGCAAAGAGCCTTGGTTGGACAGCAAAGTTAAACTAgtattttaacatgtattttaaatttgttttacacAGTTAAAAATTCCCCCATTGAACAATTGATGCCTAGAGGAGTATatggatttatttaaataaatgtttcttcacaGGTAGAACTAATGCTCTTATTACCATTAGAAAGGTGTATGACAGAGCCATACATTTAAATTATGTTACATTGATCCTACAGTATGATTATATAAAGGGCAAATGTCTCATTCTATTCAGTGGGTTATGCTATTAAGTGGCAGTGCTAAAAGTTACTTTATGGAGTGGTATAGATCCTATTAGGTTTACAGTATGTCATATGCTTTACTTGCTATATTTTCCCCATTCTGAccagtttggaaaataaaatatactgagTCAA
This DNA window, taken from Camelus dromedarius isolate mCamDro1 chromosome 5, mCamDro1.pat, whole genome shotgun sequence, encodes the following:
- the LRR1 gene encoding leucine-rich repeat protein 1 isoform X3 translates to MKLHCEVEVVSRHLPALGLRNRGKGVRAVLSLCQQAPRTQPRPRAGSERGGRHPACLFISTLKDKSGTRYELKENVEQFFTKFVDEGKATVRLKEPPVDICLSKDSIWLSYHSFPSLPRFGYCKNLCLWKILSKLFYSRNYYHESALCCPHCGLSR
- the LRR1 gene encoding leucine-rich repeat protein 1 isoform X1 — protein: MKLHCEVEVVSRHLPALGLRNRGKGVRAVLSLCQQAPRTQPRPRAGSERGGRHPACLFISTLKDKSGTRYELKENVEQFFTKFVDEGKATVRLKEPPVDICLSKASASSLKGFLSAVRLAHRGCDVEAPLSTLTPVKTSEFEKFKTKMVITSKKDYPLSKNFPCSLEHLQTSYCGLIRVDMRMLCLKNLRKLDLSHNHIKKLPATIGDLIHLQELNLNDNHLESFSVALCQSTLQKSLRCLDLSKNKIKALPVQFCQLRELTDLKLDDNELIRLPFKMGQLTNLRFLSAAQNKLPFLPSEFKNLTLEYLDLFGNIFEQPKVLPVIKLQTPLTLLESSARAVLDNRIPYGSPIIPFHLCQDLDTAKTCVCGRFCLSCFIQGTTTMNLHSVAHTVVLVDNMGGTEAPVISYFCSLACYVNSCDMLK
- the LRR1 gene encoding leucine-rich repeat protein 1 isoform X2, with the translated sequence MKLHCEVEVVSRHLPALGLRNRGKGVRAVLSLCQQAPRTQPRPRAGSERGGRHPACLFISTLKDKSGTRYEASASSLKGFLSAVRLAHRGCDVEAPLSTLTPVKTSEFEKFKTKMVITSKKDYPLSKNFPCSLEHLQTSYCGLIRVDMRMLCLKNLRKLDLSHNHIKKLPATIGDLIHLQELNLNDNHLESFSVALCQSTLQKSLRCLDLSKNKIKALPVQFCQLRELTDLKLDDNELIRLPFKMGQLTNLRFLSAAQNKLPFLPSEFKNLTLEYLDLFGNIFEQPKVLPVIKLQTPLTLLESSARAVLDNRIPYGSPIIPFHLCQDLDTAKTCVCGRFCLSCFIQGTTTMNLHSVAHTVVLVDNMGGTEAPVISYFCSLACYVNSCDMLK